From Antennarius striatus isolate MH-2024 chromosome 9, ASM4005453v1, whole genome shotgun sequence, one genomic window encodes:
- the LOC137601739 gene encoding basic helix-loop-helix transcription factor scleraxis-like has protein sequence MTFAMLRTAPPAGRFLYGDIALLSEDDDENGSEGSGSEERTSNSSNSAAFRLSSSSPSAFHIKVNRKRKLCGGVGGVGVDAGPMVGRLGPPMSPPLPDGRQRTAANARERDRTNSVNTAFTALRTLIPTEPADRKLSKIETLRLASSYISHLGNVLLLGEGLHDGQPCHAPSPPFFHVNSSPTRGSDQSGQPKHICTFCLSNQRKMNKDRDRKTAIRS, from the exons ATGACCTTCGCCATGCTCCGCACAGCACCTCCTGCAGGCCGCTTCTTGTACGGCGACATCGCCCTCCTctctgaagatgatgatgagaacGGGAGTGAGGGCTCGGGCTCTGAGGAGCGCACCTCCAACTCCTCCAACTCCGCAGCCTTCCGTCTgtcctcttcatcaccatctGCCTTTCACATCAAGgtgaacaggaagaggaagctgtGTGGAGGTGTAGGGGGTGTAGGGGTGGATGCAGGGCCCATGGTGGGGAGGCTCGGCCCTCCCATGTCTCCTCCCCTTCCAGACGGTCGCCAGAGGACTGCCGCCAACGCGCGGGAGAGAGATCGCACCAATTCTGTCAACACAGCGTTCACGGCGCTGCGCACGCTCATCCCCACCGAGCCTGCTGACAG GAAGCTGTCAAAGATCGAGACGCTACGCTTGGCCAGCAGCTACATCAGCCACCTTGGAAACGTCTTGCTTCTGGGCGAAGGCCTTCATGATGGACAGCCGTGCCATGCGCCGTCACCACCATTCTTCCACGTTAACTCCTCCCCCACTCGAGGATCCGACCAATCAGGCCAGCCAAAGCACATCTGTACTTTCTGCCTCAGCAACCAAAGGAAAATG aacaaagacagagacaggaagACCGCCATCAGAAGTTAA